A genomic region of Caenorhabditis elegans chromosome V contains the following coding sequences:
- the Y39B6A.3 gene encoding Iron-sulfur cluster assembly 1 homolog, mitochondrial (Confirmed by transcript evidence), giving the protein MSKFGGATAKVIKGALKVRQTRAALTLTNEAVSRIRVLLAQQNDANALKIGVRQKGCNGLTYTLEYAKDKQKFDEEVEQDGIKVWIEPKAQLSLLGSEMDYVTDKLSSEFVFRNPNIKGTCGCGESFSI; this is encoded by the exons atgTCAAAATTCGGTGGAGCAACTGCAAAAGTCATAAAAGGCGCGCTAAAAGTCCGACAAACGAG AGCGGCTCTCACACTTACCAACGAAGCCGTCAGCAGAATACGCGTGTTATTGGCTCAACAGAATGATGCAAATGCGTTGAAA atcggAGTTCGACAAAAAGGCTGTAATGGGTTAACATATACACTGGAATATGCAAAGGATAAGCAGAAATTTGACGAGGAAGTTGAGCAG GACGGAATCAAAGTGTGGATCGAACCAAAAGCTCAGCTCTCGCTACTCGGCTCAGAAATGGATTACGTCACCGATAAGCTATCGTCGGAATTCGTTTTCCGAAATCCTAATATTAAAGGAACGTGTGGATGCGGAGAATCTTTTAGTATTTGA
- the Y39B6A.3 gene encoding Iron-sulfur cluster assembly 1 homolog, mitochondrial (Confirmed by transcript evidence), translating to MSKFGGATAKVIKGALKVRQTSFRAALTLTNEAVSRIRVLLAQQNDANALKIGVRQKGCNGLTYTLEYAKDKQKFDEEVEQDGIKVWIEPKAQLSLLGSEMDYVTDKLSSEFVFRNPNIKGTCGCGESFSI from the exons atgTCAAAATTCGGTGGAGCAACTGCAAAAGTCATAAAAGGCGCGCTAAAAGTCCGACAAACGAG TTTCAGAGCGGCTCTCACACTTACCAACGAAGCCGTCAGCAGAATACGCGTGTTATTGGCTCAACAGAATGATGCAAATGCGTTGAAA atcggAGTTCGACAAAAAGGCTGTAATGGGTTAACATATACACTGGAATATGCAAAGGATAAGCAGAAATTTGACGAGGAAGTTGAGCAG GACGGAATCAAAGTGTGGATCGAACCAAAAGCTCAGCTCTCGCTACTCGGCTCAGAAATGGATTACGTCACCGATAAGCTATCGTCGGAATTCGTTTTCCGAAATCCTAATATTAAAGGAACGTGTGGATGCGGAGAATCTTTTAGTATTTGA
- the hot-2 gene encoding Homolog of Odr-2 (Two) (Confirmed by transcript evidence): MIIRLILILMTSSMTFSAINPATKLSNFDESFGRSSGAGAPIPRQVECYSCMSLSYQTSWKYLQTTYIYPKVFTDRCRDPNSERGMPTVMCGSVCVSLMEPDVEAGVFIGFKHIRGCLDRVLRHGFNQSALRTHRFHQNNHCRTLSRSALFNPARQTDPPALGDVQLCSCYGDRCNSTIMTSSSIFIVFLLVFLHRLLY, encoded by the exons ATGATCATTCGACTAATATTAAtattgatgacgtcatcaatgACGTTTTCCGCCATAAATCCCGCCACCAAATTATCGAATTTCGATGAGAGTTTTGGGAGGTCTTCAG GCGCCGGTGCTCCAATCCCACGACAAGTCGAATGTTACTCGTGCATGTCGCTGTCTTACCAGACTAGTTGGAAATACTTACAAACTACGTATATTTATCctaaa gtctTCACCGACAGATGCCGCGACCCGAATAGTGAACGTGGAATGCCTACTGTAATGTGTGGAAGTGTATGTGTATCGCTGATGGAGCCCGATGTGGAAGCTG gagTATTTATCGGCTTCAAACATATCCGAGGATGCTTGGACCGAGTTTTGCGGCACGGATTTAACCAATCAGCGCTCCGAACTCACCGGTTTCATCAGAAT AACCACTGCCGAACGCTTTCCCGCTCAGCCCTCTTCAACCCAGCCCGGCAGACTGACCCCCCGGCACTCGGCGATGTTCAACTGTGCTCGTGTTACGGTGACCGGTGTAATTCTACAAtaatgacgtcatcatcaaTATTTATCGtctttttattagtttttctaCATCGGTTATTGTattga